From Nematostella vectensis chromosome 14, jaNemVect1.1, whole genome shotgun sequence, a single genomic window includes:
- the LOC5504729 gene encoding exodeoxyribonuclease isoform X1 → MSFVCLRRTLSVSSVFVRFLTPLLSTMRPKGKGGKKSEKRPSESEDVEPKPKRKKKETAEPSINSDVTEAELDTSQDVTSRDGKKSNFKITSRNVKGLRAWLGGKKSEKRPSESEDIEPKPKRKKKETAEPSINSDIAEAELDTSQDVTSRDGKKSNFKITSWNVNGLRAWLKNNSKSFVSKEDPDVFCIQETKCALADIPKEAKLAGYHCYWNSAEQKGYSGVGLCSKKEPIKVSYGMGNKEHDKEGRVITAEYEDFHLVTSYVPNSGRGLPRLGYRQQWNKDFLSYLKKLDEIKPVILCGDLNVAHKDIDLANPKTNTRTAGFTKEERADFTTLLGEGFKDTFRELYPDKKSAYTFWSYMGGARAKNVGWRLDYFVVSDRLVPKVCDSIIRSRVMGSDHCPLSLLLSI, encoded by the exons ATGAGTTTTGTCTGTCTCCGAAGAACTTTATCAGTTTCTAGTGTATTTGTGCGATTTCTGACTCCTTTACTAAGCACTATGCGACCGAAGGGAAAG GGAGGTAAAAAGTCTGAGAAAAGGCCTTCTGAATCAGAGGATGTTGAGCCTAAACCAAAGCGCAAGAAGAAAGAAACAGCAGAGCCATCAATTAACTCTGATGTCACAGAAGCAGAGCTTGACACCTCTCAAGATGTGACTTCTAGAGATGGAAA gaaaagtaaCTTCAAGATAACCTCTCGGAATGTTAAAGGCCTAAGAGCTTGGCTG GGAGGTAAAAAGTCTGAGAAAAGGCCTTCTGAATCAGAGGATATTGAGCCTAAACCAAAGCGCAAGAAGAAAGAAACAGCAGAGCCATCAATTAACTCTGATATCGCAGAAGCAGAGCTTGACACCTCTCAAGATGTGACTTCTAGAGATGGAAA gaaaagtaaCTTCAAGATAACCTCTTGGAATGTCAACGGCCTAAGAGCTTGGCTG AAAAACAATTCCAAATCATTTGTGAGCAAAGAGGACCCTGATGTGTTTTGTATCCAAGAGACCAAATGTGCCTTGGCTGACATCCCCAAGGAAGCCAAGCTAGCAGGCTATCACTGCTATTGGAATTCTGCTGAACAGAAGGGATACTCGGGGGTGGG ACTTTGCAGCAAGAAAGAACCAATAAAAGTATCATATGGAATGG GTAATAAAGAGCATGATAAAGAAGGCCGTGTTATCACAGCTGAGTATGAAGACTTTCATCTTGTGACTTCAT atGTACCCAACTCTGGCAGAGGCCTGCCAAG ATTGGGATATCGTCAGCAATGGAATAAAGATTTTCTATCCTACCTTAAAAAGCTAGATGAAATCAAACCTGTCATCTTATGTGGGGACTTAAATGTGGCTCATAAGGATATTG ATCTTGCTAATCCTAAGACAAACACTCGCACAGCTGGGTTCACAAAAGAGGAGCGAGCAGACTTCACCACGCTACTTGGAGAGGGATTCAAAGACACCTTCCGTGAGCTGTACCCGGACAAAAAGAGTGCTTACACATTCTGGTCATACATGGGAGGGGCAAGGGCAAAGAATGTAGGCTG GAGATTGGACTATTTTGTTGTGTCAGACCGACTCGTGCCAAAAGTGTGCGATAGCATCATACGGTCACGTGTCATGGGAAGTGATCACTGCCCTCTGTCATTACTGCTGTCAATCTGA
- the LOC5504729 gene encoding exodeoxyribonuclease isoform X3, with amino-acid sequence MSFVCLRRTLSVSSVFVRFLTPLLSTMRPKGKGGKKSEKRPSESEDVEPKPKRKKKETAEPSINSDVTEAELDTSQDVTSRDGKKSNFKITSRNVKGLRAWLKNNSKSFVSKEDPDVFCIQETKCALADIPKEAKLAGYHCYWNSAEQKGYSGVGLCSKKEPIKVSYGMGNKEHDKEGRVITAEYEDFHLVTSYVPNSGRGLPRLGYRQQWNKDFLSYLKKLDEIKPVILCGDLNVAHKDIDLANPKTNTRTAGFTKEERADFTTLLGEGFKDTFRELYPDKKSAYTFWSYMGGARAKNVGWRLDYFVVSDRLVPKVCDSIIRSRVMGSDHCPLSLLLSI; translated from the exons ATGAGTTTTGTCTGTCTCCGAAGAACTTTATCAGTTTCTAGTGTATTTGTGCGATTTCTGACTCCTTTACTAAGCACTATGCGACCGAAGGGAAAG GGAGGTAAAAAGTCTGAGAAAAGGCCTTCTGAATCAGAGGATGTTGAGCCTAAACCAAAGCGCAAGAAGAAAGAAACAGCAGAGCCATCAATTAACTCTGATGTCACAGAAGCAGAGCTTGACACCTCTCAAGATGTGACTTCTAGAGATGGAAA gaaaagtaaCTTCAAGATAACCTCTCGGAATGTTAAAGGCCTAAGAGCTTGGCTG AAAAACAATTCCAAATCATTTGTGAGCAAAGAGGACCCTGATGTGTTTTGTATCCAAGAGACCAAATGTGCCTTGGCTGACATCCCCAAGGAAGCCAAGCTAGCAGGCTATCACTGCTATTGGAATTCTGCTGAACAGAAGGGATACTCGGGGGTGGG ACTTTGCAGCAAGAAAGAACCAATAAAAGTATCATATGGAATGG GTAATAAAGAGCATGATAAAGAAGGCCGTGTTATCACAGCTGAGTATGAAGACTTTCATCTTGTGACTTCAT atGTACCCAACTCTGGCAGAGGCCTGCCAAG ATTGGGATATCGTCAGCAATGGAATAAAGATTTTCTATCCTACCTTAAAAAGCTAGATGAAATCAAACCTGTCATCTTATGTGGGGACTTAAATGTGGCTCATAAGGATATTG ATCTTGCTAATCCTAAGACAAACACTCGCACAGCTGGGTTCACAAAAGAGGAGCGAGCAGACTTCACCACGCTACTTGGAGAGGGATTCAAAGACACCTTCCGTGAGCTGTACCCGGACAAAAAGAGTGCTTACACATTCTGGTCATACATGGGAGGGGCAAGGGCAAAGAATGTAGGCTG GAGATTGGACTATTTTGTTGTGTCAGACCGACTCGTGCCAAAAGTGTGCGATAGCATCATACGGTCACGTGTCATGGGAAGTGATCACTGCCCTCTGTCATTACTGCTGTCAATCTGA
- the LOC5504729 gene encoding exodeoxyribonuclease isoform X2: MSFVCLRRTLSVSSVFVRFLTPLLSTMRPKGKGGKKSEKRPSESEDVEPKPKRKKKETAEPSINSDVTEAELDTSQDVTSRDGKKSNFKITSWNVNGLRAWLKNNSKSFVSKEDPDVFCIQETKCALADIPKEAKLAGYHCYWNSAEQKGYSGVGLCSKKEPIKVSYGMGNKEHDKEGRVITAEYEDFHLVTSYVPNSGRGLPRLGYRQQWNKDFLSYLKKLDEIKPVILCGDLNVAHKDIDLANPKTNTRTAGFTKEERADFTTLLGEGFKDTFRELYPDKKSAYTFWSYMGGARAKNVGWRLDYFVVSDRLVPKVCDSIIRSRVMGSDHCPLSLLLSI, encoded by the exons ATGAGTTTTGTCTGTCTCCGAAGAACTTTATCAGTTTCTAGTGTATTTGTGCGATTTCTGACTCCTTTACTAAGCACTATGCGACCGAAGGGAAAG GGAGGTAAAAAGTCTGAGAAAAGGCCTTCTGAATCAGAGGATGTTGAGCCTAAACCAAAGCGCAAGAAGAAAGAAACAGCAGAGCCATCAATTAACTCTGATGTCACAGAAGCAGAGCTTGACACCTCTCAAGATGTGACTTCTAGAGATGGAAA gaaaagtaaCTTCAAGATAACCTCTTGGAATGTCAACGGCCTAAGAGCTTGGCTG AAAAACAATTCCAAATCATTTGTGAGCAAAGAGGACCCTGATGTGTTTTGTATCCAAGAGACCAAATGTGCCTTGGCTGACATCCCCAAGGAAGCCAAGCTAGCAGGCTATCACTGCTATTGGAATTCTGCTGAACAGAAGGGATACTCGGGGGTGGG ACTTTGCAGCAAGAAAGAACCAATAAAAGTATCATATGGAATGG GTAATAAAGAGCATGATAAAGAAGGCCGTGTTATCACAGCTGAGTATGAAGACTTTCATCTTGTGACTTCAT atGTACCCAACTCTGGCAGAGGCCTGCCAAG ATTGGGATATCGTCAGCAATGGAATAAAGATTTTCTATCCTACCTTAAAAAGCTAGATGAAATCAAACCTGTCATCTTATGTGGGGACTTAAATGTGGCTCATAAGGATATTG ATCTTGCTAATCCTAAGACAAACACTCGCACAGCTGGGTTCACAAAAGAGGAGCGAGCAGACTTCACCACGCTACTTGGAGAGGGATTCAAAGACACCTTCCGTGAGCTGTACCCGGACAAAAAGAGTGCTTACACATTCTGGTCATACATGGGAGGGGCAAGGGCAAAGAATGTAGGCTG GAGATTGGACTATTTTGTTGTGTCAGACCGACTCGTGCCAAAAGTGTGCGATAGCATCATACGGTCACGTGTCATGGGAAGTGATCACTGCCCTCTGTCATTACTGCTGTCAATCTGA